The following are from one region of the Ruficoccus sp. ZRK36 genome:
- a CDS encoding TAT-variant-translocated molybdopterin oxidoreductase, with amino-acid sequence MKRKVQHPEPTAREQAGPRYWRSPDELADTPEFRVLLEREFPEGASETTESDRRTFLKLMGASAALAGLGLAGCRQPKQHILPYSKSPERMVPGVPMFYASSQPDPHGNIPLVVETHDARPTKVEGNPSYKPYGGGTTGYAQASVLDLYDPDRLQKSQAKGGRQLDRASVLTSLSELNKAYTKNKGKGLVFLVEPSTSPSRAALVAELREKMPEAVWAEYEAVDTSAPSRALSKVADKRIQPVYDLSQAKRVLALDSDFLGTEPGHLGNLRGFGKGRQVDEAEDAPKMSRLYAAESNFTITGGQADHRLRIATSQIPAFTALVLAEVAEQTGEEKDVAAKLREQAGSLEVDASWITECVKDLIAYAGKHQSLVVAGPHLPMGVHTMVAAINEFLKASGHTVSYVELPEQKDVVGIDAVAELLNKGEVKTLVIMGGNPAYDAPGDLDWPTLQQKAGKVVRYGYYADETGELADLTVAATHYLESWGDGRTLDGVYVPVQPMILPLFDGFTELEFLEVINTGQSNGDQGYGRVRKTFSSISDTKDDVSFNAWLTEGVLKDSAYKTAKLPASDLWVGVGMAASGDKLKAAALSPEALEVRIVPSSHFYDGRYNNNGWLAEVPDPMSKLTWDNTISISPKLAKHLGVTPKPITMDKIGQLHMDANQFKRGQEQAPVGKLTVGGKTITGPIHIQPGLADNTVVIALGFGRRKTGRIGTRLANYPGFGPGIGFDAYPLTTLASRALALGGSIAVTEEIYPLANTQQHWSMEGRAILREGTNTEFEHDPEFASRMGAEAHSPPVLGNARKDPLDKVVREIPRGGSMYKTPEFKAEQQWGMSIDLNTCTGCNACVIACQSENNIPIVGKDQVLRGRELHWLRLDRYYSVDPKLPTTEIPEDPQVSFMGVACQHCELAPCESVCPVNATVHDEQGLNVMAYNRCVGTRYCANNCPYKVRRFNFFDFNKRERGELYKGPLGTDRYKTEASQLTRMQKNPNVTVRMRGVMEKCTYCVQRIEQAKINQKVKAGASPDVKVPDGTIKVACQQVCPTEAIVFGDVADPESKVSKIKTQNKRNYAVLGYLNVRPRTTYLARLRNPNPAMPDAYKQPLSRAEYEHRYGHGGGHGDAHGEHGAAHGDASHGEAHDTLPTGHDVGVEVPHGGAPAAHKSSETPPADHH; translated from the coding sequence ATGAAACGCAAAGTACAGCACCCCGAGCCCACCGCACGCGAACAGGCCGGCCCGCGCTACTGGCGCAGTCCGGATGAGTTGGCCGACACGCCCGAATTCCGCGTGCTCCTGGAGCGTGAATTTCCAGAAGGAGCCTCCGAGACCACAGAGTCCGACCGCCGCACCTTTCTGAAGCTGATGGGCGCCTCCGCCGCGCTGGCAGGCCTCGGCCTGGCCGGTTGCCGCCAGCCCAAGCAGCACATCCTGCCGTATTCGAAGTCGCCCGAGCGCATGGTGCCCGGCGTGCCGATGTTTTACGCCAGCTCACAGCCCGATCCTCATGGGAATATCCCGCTTGTCGTGGAAACCCATGACGCCCGCCCGACCAAGGTCGAGGGCAATCCGAGCTACAAGCCCTACGGCGGCGGCACCACCGGCTATGCGCAGGCCAGCGTGCTTGATCTTTACGACCCGGACCGCCTCCAGAAGAGCCAGGCCAAGGGGGGCCGCCAGCTCGACCGCGCGTCCGTGCTGACCTCTCTGAGTGAGCTGAATAAAGCTTACACCAAGAACAAGGGCAAGGGGCTGGTCTTCCTCGTCGAGCCTTCCACCTCTCCCAGCCGCGCCGCACTCGTCGCCGAGTTGCGCGAAAAGATGCCCGAGGCCGTTTGGGCCGAGTACGAGGCTGTCGATACTTCCGCTCCTTCGCGGGCCTTGTCCAAGGTCGCCGACAAGCGCATCCAGCCCGTTTACGATCTTTCCCAGGCCAAGCGTGTGCTCGCGCTGGATTCGGATTTCCTCGGCACAGAGCCGGGCCATCTCGGTAACCTGCGTGGATTCGGCAAGGGCCGTCAGGTCGATGAGGCCGAAGATGCGCCAAAGATGAGCCGCCTCTACGCGGCTGAGTCGAACTTTACTATCACCGGTGGTCAGGCTGACCACCGCCTGCGTATCGCCACCAGCCAAATCCCGGCCTTTACCGCACTGGTGCTGGCAGAGGTCGCCGAGCAGACTGGTGAGGAAAAAGACGTGGCTGCCAAGCTGCGTGAGCAGGCAGGCTCCCTCGAGGTCGATGCCTCCTGGATCACCGAGTGTGTGAAGGACCTGATTGCCTATGCCGGTAAGCACCAGTCGCTGGTGGTGGCCGGACCGCATCTGCCGATGGGCGTCCACACTATGGTCGCCGCCATCAATGAGTTTCTGAAGGCCTCCGGGCATACCGTCAGCTACGTTGAACTGCCCGAGCAGAAGGACGTTGTCGGTATTGATGCCGTGGCTGAGCTTTTAAACAAGGGCGAGGTCAAGACGCTCGTCATCATGGGCGGCAATCCTGCCTACGATGCTCCGGGTGATCTGGATTGGCCGACGCTCCAGCAGAAGGCGGGCAAGGTTGTCCGCTACGGCTACTACGCCGATGAGACTGGCGAGCTGGCCGACCTCACCGTGGCCGCTACTCACTATCTGGAAAGCTGGGGCGATGGCCGCACGCTGGATGGTGTCTACGTACCGGTGCAGCCGATGATCCTGCCGCTTTTCGATGGCTTCACCGAGCTGGAATTCCTCGAAGTCATCAACACCGGCCAGAGTAATGGTGACCAGGGCTACGGCCGTGTCCGCAAGACTTTCTCCAGCATTTCCGACACGAAGGACGACGTTTCCTTCAATGCCTGGCTGACCGAGGGTGTCCTCAAGGACAGCGCCTACAAGACTGCCAAGCTCCCTGCCAGTGACCTGTGGGTCGGCGTAGGCATGGCGGCCAGTGGCGACAAGCTCAAGGCTGCGGCCCTGAGCCCCGAGGCGCTCGAAGTCCGTATCGTGCCCAGCTCGCACTTCTACGACGGTCGTTATAATAACAACGGCTGGCTGGCAGAAGTGCCGGACCCGATGAGCAAGCTCACCTGGGACAACACCATTTCCATCAGCCCGAAGCTGGCCAAGCACCTCGGCGTCACGCCGAAGCCGATCACCATGGACAAGATCGGCCAGCTCCACATGGACGCCAATCAGTTCAAGCGCGGCCAGGAGCAGGCCCCGGTGGGTAAGCTCACCGTTGGTGGTAAGACCATTACCGGTCCGATCCATATCCAGCCCGGCCTCGCTGACAACACCGTGGTCATCGCCCTTGGCTTTGGTCGCCGTAAGACCGGTCGCATCGGCACCCGTCTGGCCAACTATCCGGGCTTCGGGCCGGGGATCGGCTTCGATGCCTACCCGCTGACGACACTGGCTTCACGCGCGCTCGCCCTGGGGGGCAGCATCGCCGTGACCGAAGAGATTTACCCGCTGGCCAATACCCAGCAGCACTGGTCCATGGAGGGCCGCGCCATTCTGCGTGAAGGCACGAACACCGAGTTCGAGCACGACCCGGAATTCGCCTCCCGCATGGGAGCCGAGGCGCACTCACCGCCCGTCCTGGGTAACGCCCGCAAGGACCCGCTCGACAAGGTCGTGCGCGAGATCCCGCGCGGTGGCTCCATGTACAAGACGCCGGAGTTCAAGGCCGAACAGCAGTGGGGCATGAGTATCGACCTCAACACCTGCACCGGCTGTAACGCCTGCGTGATCGCCTGTCAGAGCGAGAACAACATTCCGATCGTCGGTAAGGACCAGGTCCTGCGTGGACGCGAGTTGCACTGGCTGCGCCTCGACCGTTACTACTCGGTCGACCCGAAGCTCCCCACCACGGAGATCCCCGAGGACCCGCAGGTTTCCTTTATGGGCGTGGCCTGTCAGCACTGCGAGCTGGCTCCCTGCGAAAGCGTCTGCCCGGTCAATGCGACCGTCCACGACGAGCAGGGCCTCAACGTCATGGCCTACAACCGCTGCGTGGGTACGCGTTACTGCGCGAACAACTGCCCGTACAAGGTCCGCCGGTTCAACTTCTTTGATTTCAACAAGCGCGAGCGCGGCGAGCTCTACAAGGGCCCGCTCGGGACCGACCGGTACAAGACCGAGGCTTCCCAGCTCACCCGCATGCAGAAGAACCCGAACGTCACCGTCCGCATGCGCGGCGTGATGGAAAAGTGCACCTACTGCGTGCAGCGCATCGAGCAGGCCAAGATCAACCAGAAGGTCAAAGCCGGGGCCAGCCCCGACGTCAAGGTCCCCGACGGTACGATCAAGGTCGCCTGTCAGCAGGTCTGCCCGACCGAGGCAATCGTCTTTGGTGACGTGGCCGACCCGGAATCCAAGGTTTCCAAGATCAAGACGCAGAACAAGCGCAACTACGCTGTCCTGGGCTATCTGAATGTGCGTCCGCGTACGACCTACCTGGCCCGCCTGCGTAACCCGAACCCCGCCATGCCGGACGCCTACAAGCAGCCGCTCAGCCGCGCTGAGTATGAGCACCGCTACGGTCACGGTGGTGGCCACGGGGATGCCCATGGCGAGCATGGTGCCGCTCATGGCGACGCCTCGCACGGCGAAGCCCACGACACACTGCCTACCGGGCACGATGTCGGCGTGGAAGTCCCGCACGGGGGCGCACCAGCCGCTCACAAGAGCTCGGAAACACCGCCTGCCGATCACCACTAA
- a CDS encoding DUF3341 domain-containing protein, with protein sequence MAEHKHDTYGILAEFTETPAFYEAVGKVKEAGYKKFDCFTPFPVHGLDHQMGIGRSKVPIFTAIGGVTGFCTGMLITWYMNGFNYPLIVGGKPFWSPIFPFPIMYELTILLSAFGTLFGMFATNLLPRHNHPVFEYEDYIKCGDDTFFLVIEKADPKFDLEQTRSMLEELGSTKVEVLKA encoded by the coding sequence ATGGCTGAGCACAAGCACGACACGTACGGCATTCTGGCTGAGTTCACCGAGACGCCTGCCTTCTACGAGGCGGTGGGCAAGGTGAAGGAAGCCGGCTACAAGAAGTTCGACTGCTTTACGCCGTTCCCGGTTCACGGCCTGGACCACCAGATGGGCATCGGCCGCTCGAAGGTTCCGATCTTTACCGCCATTGGCGGGGTGACGGGCTTTTGCACCGGTATGCTGATCACCTGGTATATGAATGGCTTTAACTACCCGCTGATCGTCGGCGGTAAGCCCTTCTGGAGCCCGATCTTTCCGTTCCCGATCATGTACGAGCTGACGATTCTGCTCTCGGCCTTCGGGACGCTGTTCGGGATGTTTGCCACCAACCTGCTCCCGCGCCACAACCACCCGGTCTTCGAGTACGAGGACTACATCAAGTGCGGGGACGATACGTTTTTCCTGGTCATTGAAAAAGCTGACCCGAAGTTCGACCTGGAGCAGACGCGCTCCATGCTCGAAGAGCTCGGCAGCACCAAAGTGGAGGTCTTGAAAGCCTGA
- a CDS encoding heavy metal translocating P-type ATPase: protein MPASAQLAPISDVSCCCHDDEAPGLSVGDENWSKTWLKVAIALVIAGQGMIFGLGYNTADPRPEFGSPVYWLLNGALFLSAVIVMALLGPPLFAETWRALRKGRLTVDALFTLTMLGAFGGSLLSSLTGTGSLYYEVVAIVLAIYTIGKTLGARSRAKALEAAQRLRTDFELAWVPACGPQGRKLVPLSQLQTGQRVWVAPGEPVTVDGRILSGEGYVAETAINGETEPARRGVGDDVFAGSYAVDATLEIEARALSGSRKLDAILATIEQARLRPSRLQAQADRLTRYFVPFVILVSAATFFGWLAFAPWQQALFDAMAVLLVACPCALGLATPIAVWSGLMNLSRLGLVCGSGDFLDAMASARHLVFDKTGTLSGERLALAEFRTLGDFDGARLRAWIEAAERPIRHPVAEPLKSLGADAGEVAACQVTDSKLIPGQGLSATVQGADGVSHALLIGALDLMPAEVRESFIKEAAESPQAKRLLYVACDGRPAAIAALEEKLRADAESVMGELRTLGVNLAIVSGDPQPRWPELAGVTVRGGMLPADKVEFVKDCEARDESVIFIGDGVNDAAAMAVSSGGIAMGAGADLTKATASAVLAGENLRVLPAAIRACRRIRQAVRGNLVFAFSYNVLGMGLAAAGILHPVAAALLMLGSSLFVSWRAARSARVEDMEYVG, encoded by the coding sequence TTGCCAGCTTCAGCCCAGCTTGCTCCTATCTCCGACGTCTCCTGCTGTTGTCATGATGACGAGGCTCCGGGCTTGTCGGTAGGGGATGAGAACTGGAGCAAGACGTGGCTAAAGGTCGCCATCGCACTCGTCATTGCGGGGCAGGGGATGATCTTCGGACTGGGGTATAATACCGCCGACCCGCGCCCGGAATTTGGCTCACCGGTTTACTGGCTCCTGAACGGCGCACTCTTTCTCTCAGCCGTGATCGTAATGGCCCTGCTCGGGCCACCGCTGTTTGCGGAGACCTGGCGGGCGCTTCGTAAGGGGCGGCTGACGGTGGACGCGCTTTTCACCCTGACCATGCTCGGGGCCTTTGGTGGCTCGCTGCTCTCCAGCCTGACGGGCACGGGTAGTCTTTACTATGAGGTGGTGGCCATCGTCTTGGCGATCTACACCATCGGTAAAACCCTCGGCGCCCGCTCGCGCGCGAAGGCTCTGGAAGCGGCCCAGCGGCTGAGGACGGACTTTGAACTGGCGTGGGTGCCCGCCTGCGGGCCACAGGGGCGTAAGCTCGTGCCCCTCTCCCAGCTCCAGACCGGGCAGCGTGTATGGGTCGCACCCGGCGAACCGGTCACCGTCGATGGCCGTATCCTGAGCGGCGAGGGCTATGTGGCCGAAACCGCTATTAACGGTGAGACCGAACCGGCCCGCCGTGGGGTGGGGGATGATGTTTTCGCGGGCAGCTACGCGGTGGACGCGACTCTGGAGATCGAGGCCCGTGCTCTGAGTGGCTCTCGCAAGCTCGATGCCATCCTCGCCACGATCGAGCAGGCCCGCCTGCGCCCCTCGCGGCTTCAGGCCCAGGCCGACCGGTTGACGCGTTACTTTGTGCCCTTTGTCATTCTGGTGTCGGCGGCGACCTTCTTCGGCTGGCTAGCCTTTGCTCCGTGGCAGCAGGCGCTCTTTGATGCCATGGCCGTGCTGCTGGTGGCCTGCCCCTGTGCGCTCGGGCTGGCTACACCGATTGCAGTGTGGAGCGGGTTGATGAATCTTTCCCGCCTCGGTCTGGTCTGTGGCTCTGGGGATTTTCTCGATGCGATGGCCAGCGCGCGGCACCTGGTCTTTGATAAAACCGGGACGCTCTCTGGCGAACGCCTCGCCCTGGCAGAGTTCCGGACGCTGGGGGACTTTGACGGTGCAAGGCTGCGTGCCTGGATCGAGGCCGCCGAGCGCCCCATCCGCCACCCCGTGGCCGAGCCGCTGAAGTCCCTCGGAGCTGATGCGGGCGAAGTCGCTGCCTGTCAGGTGACGGACTCGAAGCTCATCCCCGGACAGGGGCTGAGCGCTACCGTGCAGGGGGCGGACGGCGTCTCCCACGCCTTGCTGATCGGTGCGCTGGACTTGATGCCTGCCGAGGTTCGGGAGTCCTTTATCAAGGAAGCCGCTGAAAGCCCGCAGGCGAAGCGTCTGCTCTATGTCGCCTGCGATGGGCGGCCTGCGGCTATCGCCGCATTGGAGGAGAAGCTCCGGGCCGATGCGGAGTCTGTGATGGGCGAGCTGCGCACGCTAGGCGTTAATCTGGCGATTGTCAGTGGCGATCCCCAGCCCCGCTGGCCCGAACTGGCCGGGGTCACGGTGCGTGGCGGGATGTTGCCCGCGGACAAAGTCGAGTTCGTGAAAGACTGTGAAGCACGTGACGAATCGGTGATTTTTATCGGAGACGGGGTCAATGACGCGGCCGCGATGGCCGTCAGCTCGGGCGGAATTGCCATGGGCGCAGGCGCTGATCTGACCAAGGCCACGGCTTCGGCGGTGTTGGCCGGAGAAAATCTCCGTGTGCTGCCAGCTGCGATTCGGGCGTGCCGCCGTATCCGTCAGGCCGTCCGCGGAAACCTTGTTTTCGCCTTCTCTTATAACGTGCTGGGAATGGGGCTGGCGGCTGCCGGTATCCTGCATCCAGTTGCCGCTGCGCTACTTATGCTCGGGTCGAGCCTGTTCGTCTCATGGCGGGCTGCTCGCTCAGCCCGTGTGGAGGACATGGAGTATGTGGGATAA
- the nrfD gene encoding NrfD/PsrC family molybdoenzyme membrane anchor subunit — MSYTASDAESREQLLAKVQPVDVPRKELVTGGKDFHWVTEKICGIPEGKTPRWWWIMFCVAGFMATFTLFGLTWLVTTGVGVWGLANPINWGWAIVNFVFWIGIGHAGTLISAILCLLRQKWRVSINRAAEAMTIFAVVCAGIFPLFHVGRVWFAWWLFPLPNANWIWPQFRSPLEWDVFAVSTYGTVSVLFWYMGLIPDLGTMRDRAAKAGKLIKSWAYGAFAMGWRQSNRHWSNYEMAYLLLAGLSTPLVLSVHTIVSFDFAASQLPGWHTTIFPPYFVAGAIFSGFGMVLTLMLPVRSVFGLHNLITQYHIDCMCKIILATGSMVGYAYMMEFFIAWYGANPYEGFAFINRALGQYAWSYYIMIGCNVITPHLFWFKKVRENTALVWIICGFVNVGMWFERFVITVTSLANDFLPSSWGYYSPTIIDIFTFFGTFGLFSVLFLLFLRFLPMMPMGEIKAVMKQGDAHGHGTGTQAVPHSTTGGGHH; from the coding sequence ATGTCCTACACTGCCTCCGACGCCGAGTCGCGGGAGCAGCTGCTGGCCAAGGTCCAGCCGGTGGATGTGCCGCGCAAGGAGCTTGTCACTGGCGGCAAGGACTTTCACTGGGTCACGGAAAAGATCTGCGGCATCCCCGAGGGCAAGACGCCCCGCTGGTGGTGGATCATGTTCTGCGTGGCCGGCTTCATGGCGACCTTCACGCTCTTTGGCCTGACCTGGCTGGTTACGACCGGTGTCGGGGTCTGGGGCCTGGCTAACCCGATTAACTGGGGGTGGGCCATCGTGAACTTCGTGTTCTGGATCGGTATCGGTCACGCCGGGACACTCATCTCCGCCATTCTTTGCCTGTTGCGCCAGAAGTGGCGCGTGTCCATTAACCGTGCGGCCGAGGCGATGACGATTTTCGCCGTGGTTTGTGCCGGTATCTTTCCGCTTTTCCACGTCGGTCGCGTCTGGTTCGCGTGGTGGCTTTTCCCGCTCCCGAATGCCAACTGGATCTGGCCGCAGTTCCGCTCCCCGCTGGAGTGGGACGTGTTCGCGGTTTCGACTTACGGTACGGTTTCGGTGCTCTTCTGGTACATGGGGCTGATCCCCGACCTGGGCACGATGCGCGACCGCGCCGCCAAGGCCGGTAAGCTGATCAAGTCCTGGGCCTACGGTGCCTTTGCCATGGGCTGGCGCCAGAGTAACCGCCACTGGAGCAACTACGAGATGGCCTACCTGCTGCTGGCCGGTCTGTCCACGCCGCTGGTGCTCTCCGTGCACACGATCGTGTCCTTTGACTTTGCGGCCTCCCAGCTTCCCGGTTGGCACACGACGATTTTCCCGCCGTACTTTGTGGCCGGTGCTATTTTCTCCGGTTTCGGGATGGTGCTCACGCTGATGCTGCCGGTGCGTTCGGTATTCGGCCTGCACAACCTGATTACGCAGTACCACATCGACTGCATGTGTAAGATCATCCTGGCGACGGGCTCGATGGTCGGCTACGCCTACATGATGGAGTTCTTCATCGCCTGGTACGGTGCGAACCCCTACGAAGGCTTTGCCTTTATCAACCGTGCTCTCGGTCAGTACGCCTGGTCCTACTACATCATGATCGGGTGCAACGTCATCACCCCGCACCTGTTCTGGTTCAAGAAGGTCCGCGAAAACACCGCGCTGGTGTGGATCATCTGTGGCTTCGTGAACGTCGGGATGTGGTTCGAGCGCTTCGTGATCACCGTCACCTCGCTGGCCAACGACTTCCTGCCGTCCAGCTGGGGTTACTACTCACCGACGATCATCGACATCTTTACCTTCTTCGGCACCTTCGGTCTGTTCTCCGTGCTGTTCCTGCTCTTCCTCCGCTTCCTGCCCATGATGCCCATGGGTGAGATCAAGGCTGTGATGAAGCAGGGCGACGCCCACGGGCATGGCACCGGCACACAGGCCGTTCCGCATTCAACCACCGGGGGAGGACACCACTAA
- a CDS encoding cytochrome c gives MRYFIAIWIFGVVAVVSILGFRGAKSTRQPIYVFPDMDWQAKYLPQGENKFFADGRNDRPVVPGTVGRGYGSQMKEVFSADYVDPVSLNPPMYSGKDADGEWVRGFPVEVTDEFMQLGQQKFTIFCAVCHGAAGDGNGVTKQFGMAATPTYHDARIRGMAEGEIFNTITHGKNLMGAYGMKLRPEERWAVIAYVRALQLAQQTSIEDVPEQFKPELGL, from the coding sequence ATGCGCTACTTTATCGCCATATGGATTTTCGGGGTCGTAGCCGTTGTCTCGATCCTGGGCTTCCGCGGGGCCAAGAGCACCCGCCAGCCGATCTATGTCTTTCCGGACATGGACTGGCAGGCCAAGTATCTGCCCCAGGGAGAAAACAAGTTTTTCGCGGATGGTCGCAATGACCGCCCGGTTGTTCCCGGTACGGTTGGCCGTGGCTATGGCTCCCAGATGAAGGAAGTCTTCAGCGCCGACTACGTCGACCCGGTCAGCCTGAACCCGCCCATGTACTCCGGTAAGGATGCAGACGGCGAGTGGGTCCGCGGTTTCCCCGTGGAGGTCACCGACGAGTTCATGCAGCTGGGCCAGCAGAAGTTCACCATCTTTTGTGCCGTCTGCCACGGTGCTGCCGGTGACGGTAACGGTGTGACCAAGCAGTTCGGTATGGCTGCCACCCCGACTTACCACGATGCCCGCATTCGCGGCATGGCCGAGGGTGAGATCTTCAACACCATCACACACGGCAAGAACCTGATGGGCGCATACGGCATGAAGCTGCGCCCCGAGGAGCGCTGGGCCGTCATCGCCTACGTGCGCGCCCTCCAGCTGGCTCAGCAGACCAGCATCGAGGATGTGCCTGAACAATTTAAACCGGAGCTTGGATTATAA
- a CDS encoding cytochrome c3 family protein, which translates to MANIFPKWTNTAPLKIVACVLLLLGTVVGGVTYYATPKWTEVGFQPIQPVAFSHNLHVGQLGLDCRYCHTYVDRSEHSNVPGANTCMNCHNQVLANDARLAPIRESFDSGQPVPWVRIHDTPDYVYFNHSVHVNRGVSCVECHGQINEMEVVSQQQPLSMAFCLDCHRNPENFLRPPSEVYNLDWKPESATAQLEMGEKFVHDWKVQPPESCSGCHR; encoded by the coding sequence ATGGCCAACATTTTTCCAAAATGGACCAATACGGCGCCCCTGAAAATAGTGGCCTGTGTGCTGCTGTTATTGGGGACGGTAGTAGGTGGTGTCACCTACTACGCGACGCCGAAGTGGACCGAGGTCGGTTTTCAACCGATCCAACCGGTCGCATTCAGCCACAACCTGCACGTCGGCCAGCTTGGCCTCGACTGCCGTTATTGCCACACCTATGTGGACCGTTCGGAGCACTCAAATGTGCCGGGCGCGAACACCTGTATGAACTGTCATAATCAGGTGCTGGCAAACGACGCGCGTCTGGCTCCCATCCGCGAGAGCTTTGACTCCGGGCAGCCGGTGCCGTGGGTACGCATTCACGATACGCCCGACTACGTCTACTTTAACCACTCGGTGCACGTGAACCGCGGCGTCAGCTGCGTAGAGTGTCACGGGCAGATCAACGAGATGGAAGTCGTCTCACAGCAGCAGCCGTTGAGCATGGCTTTCTGCCTGGACTGCCACCGCAACCCCGAGAATTTCCTCCGTCCGCCCAGCGAGGTTTACAACCTCGACTGGAAGCCAGAGAGCGCCACCGCCCAGCTCGAAATGGGCGAAAAATTTGTCCACGACTGGAAGGTTCAGCCGCCTGAGAGCTGTTCCGGCTGCCACCGATGA
- a CDS encoding YgjP-like metallopeptidase domain-containing protein, translating to MPLKADNLKLTEVETSQGPVLVPYEVRRYKGSRHIKLSIGLRNHAVLSVPWRCPMAEAMAFLRSQGPWLEENFKQNPSRCSLTQYLEANPRLYGLGHVLRLSLQLTRAKPFYIYDTQTGEIQLRLRADKDREAELVALVRAFAAEAVEKRTRDLAAEHGLTIGRVTVRDQSSRWGSCSSSRTISLNWRLVLLRPNLQDHVILHELAHVTEMNHSPRFWNLLRSYDARTDQHNSQLNPAASRLMPLGRL from the coding sequence GTGCCGCTAAAAGCTGACAATCTGAAGCTCACCGAAGTCGAGACCTCGCAGGGCCCCGTGCTGGTCCCCTATGAGGTGCGTCGCTATAAAGGCTCGCGCCACATCAAACTCTCTATCGGGCTGCGCAACCACGCGGTCCTCTCCGTGCCCTGGCGTTGCCCCATGGCCGAGGCAATGGCCTTCCTGCGTTCACAGGGGCCCTGGCTGGAGGAGAATTTTAAGCAAAACCCGTCGCGCTGCTCACTCACCCAGTATCTGGAGGCCAACCCGCGCCTCTACGGGCTCGGGCATGTCCTGCGGCTGAGCCTCCAGCTCACCCGCGCCAAGCCTTTCTATATCTATGATACGCAGACCGGGGAGATCCAGCTGCGCCTGCGTGCTGATAAGGACCGGGAAGCCGAACTGGTCGCCCTCGTGCGGGCCTTTGCTGCCGAAGCGGTCGAGAAGCGTACGCGCGACCTCGCCGCCGAGCATGGGCTGACGATCGGGCGCGTCACCGTGCGCGACCAGTCCAGCCGTTGGGGCTCGTGCTCCAGCAGCCGCACGATCTCTCTGAACTGGCGGCTCGTCCTGCTGCGTCCGAATCTGCAGGACCACGTTATCCTGCACGAGTTGGCCCACGTCACCGAGATGAACCACAGCCCGCGCTTTTGGAATCTGCTGCGCAGCTACGATGCGCGCACTGACCAGCACAACTCCCAGCTCAACCCAGCAGCCTCCCGCCTCATGCCACTGGGCAGGCTGTAG
- a CDS encoding MazG family protein, producing the protein MSETSASPSPETASGESALFALRRTVARLRAPDGCPWDREQTHQSLCDCLVEEVAELLETIDRLDMPHMREELGDLLLQVVMHAQMAEEAGYFDLEAVAAEINEKLIRRHPHVFGDLDLKDSEAVLTTWDQIKAQEKKNGVQSEGLFKHLPPSLSALLTARDVYKQIVKKQLPAPASVDKHAIETLSAQLTEEEAGKRLFELAAACRLSGIDPESALRRFTQTVQDQTEARAAKS; encoded by the coding sequence ATGAGCGAGACCTCTGCCAGTCCTTCCCCGGAAACAGCGTCCGGCGAAAGCGCGCTTTTTGCGCTGCGCCGCACCGTTGCCCGCCTGCGTGCTCCCGATGGCTGTCCGTGGGACCGCGAGCAGACGCACCAGTCGCTGTGCGACTGTCTGGTCGAGGAGGTCGCCGAGCTGCTGGAAACCATTGACCGCCTCGACATGCCTCACATGCGTGAAGAGTTGGGCGACCTGCTGCTGCAGGTCGTGATGCATGCCCAGATGGCCGAGGAGGCCGGATACTTTGACCTCGAAGCCGTGGCTGCCGAGATCAACGAGAAGCTCATCCGCCGCCACCCGCATGTCTTTGGGGACCTCGATCTGAAGGATTCCGAGGCCGTGCTGACGACCTGGGACCAGATCAAGGCGCAGGAGAAAAAGAACGGCGTGCAGAGCGAAGGCCTTTTTAAGCATCTGCCCCCGAGCCTGAGCGCCCTGCTGACCGCCCGCGACGTCTACAAGCAGATCGTCAAAAAGCAATTGCCCGCGCCTGCCAGCGTGGATAAACACGCGATTGAAACGCTTTCCGCTCAGCTTACCGAAGAAGAGGCGGGTAAACGGCTCTTTGAGCTGGCTGCGGCCTGCCGTCTGTCCGGGATTGATCCGGAGTCGGCTCTGCGGCGTTTCACGCAAACCGTCCAGGACCAGACCGAAGCCCGTGCCGCTAAAAGCTGA